TTCAGATAAAACCCGATGAGAGGATTCCCAACGTAACCAGACGGCGGAAACAGGTCGCCAAACAGACCGAGCAGGCTTCGGATCAGAAAAAGAGTGATGCCCGGAAAGGTTCCCCGGTACAGGGAATACAGACTGACACGGAGTTTGATTATCCTGACTATCTTATCGAGATGCGGGACAGGATTTATATCAACTGGCGTTATCCGAATCTCCGCGAATCATTGATGTCTACGGTATACTTTCGTATTGCAAAGGATGGCCGTATATTAAGCATAAAGGTTGAAAAATCATCCAGTAATATAAGCTTCGACAGGTCGGCATGGGATGCGATTCAAAAGTCAAATCCGTTCGGGCCTCTGCCGGAAAATTTTGCTCATGACGAGCTTGGAGTTCATTTCAACTTCATTTTTGAACCATAAAGAGGTAGCAGTTCCTATCATGAAATATTTGAGAATTTATCAAAATCTTTTGTTTTATTTGCATGTTCAGCTCTTATGTTATATTATATTATGTGTAACCGTCTCCGATGCTGCCGGGCAGTCAGAGGTGACTCTGTCTGTAAGAGCCGGTGGATCAGGTCTTATCGGAGTCGGATTCGGGGGTTTTGAAACCGCTGCGGATTCCACGGTTCTCTCGGTCAGGAACTATCTGGCTGATGATTTGAACAACAGCGGATTGTTTCAGGTAAAAGAGTTGCCGGACAGTCTTGTTGAATCCTCCGAAAATCTGTTTGCCCGATGGAAATCAGCCGGGGCGTCGTGTTTTATTTTCAGAGAGGAGTCCCGTAACAGCAGCACGGTCAGCTTGAAAGTGATCGATCTTAAAACTGCCGTCACCCAGTTATCCGCAGAATACCGTATCGCGGAAGACAGGCCATGGTATACGGCGCATATCATTGCGGATGATATAATTCAGCTCTATAATGGTCTGCGGGGCAGTATAGCGACGCAAGTTGCCTACATCCAGAAAGCCGGCAGCAACAAGGAGCTGTTTCTCATGGATGCGGATGGCAGGAGAAACCGGCAGATGACCTTTTCGAGAACGATCAATATTTCACCAAACTGGTCACCTGACAGTGGATCCATTGCTTATTCATCATTGAACGGAAATCTGTGGACCATTGTCATGATAAACGTCAATACGGGGCAGACGGTCGATATTTCACAATGGCAGGGCATGAATTCGGCACCGGCATGGTGCCCGACCAATCCGGATATCATCGCGTTTACCTCGTCACGGGACGGGAATGCTGAAATTTATACGTGCCGGAAAAACGGAAAGGATATTCGAAGACTTACCAATCATTTCGCTATCGACTCTTCCCCGACATGGTCGCCGGATGGTACACAAATTGCGTTTACATCCGATCGGTCGGGATTGCCGAAAGTGTATATCATGAACAGCGATGGAACCGGCATCCACCGTCTGACTTCGAATCTTGACACTTATGAGGATTCACCGTGCTGGTCGCCGCGCGGGGATCGGATTGCCTTTGTTATTTTGAGCGACTTCGGTTTTGACATTGCAACCTCAAATACTTCCGGGGAAGATATGGTAATGCTGACATTCGGCAGCGGTTCCAACGAGAACCCCAAATGGTCTCCGGACGGATTACGAATTTTGTTCACATCAAACAGGCTAGGAGGAGAAAATCTTTATATTATGAGTTGGGACGGGTCAAATGTCCGCCCTCTCACTAAAAATGGAATTAGTTTATCACCAGCGTGGGCACCTGCCGTTTCCGGAGATGACATTCGTGTTTCTTCACGGCGGTAGGGATTGTTCTGTAACCTTATTTGAAAGGAACTTCAAGATGTACAAAAAAGGTAACGTTGCATTAATTTTAGTGCTGAGCCTTTTCGTGGCACTTGCTTTTTTTAACGGATGTTCCAGCAAGAAAAAAGTAGTAGAAGAGCCCAAAAAAGAAGTAACCAAGGCGCCTGAGGAAAAACCCGCTCCGAAACCGGTTGTCAAGGAGCCCGAGAGAAAACCTGTCGAGCAGCCTACCCGCATTCAGGAATCCGCTTTCCAGACTGTCTATTTCGATTTTGACAAATCCGATATCAGGTCCGACATGAAAGGCGTTGTCACCGGTAATGCCGAGATCCTCAATAAGAACAATTCCGTAAAGATTCTGATCGAGGGTCATTGCGATGAACGGGGCACCAATGAATACAATATGGCTCTCGGTCAGCGCCGCGCCGATTCGGTAAAACAGTTTTTTATGGATTACGGTATTTCGAGCTCGCGTTTATCCACCATTTCGTATGGCGAGGAACGTCCGGCGGCTCAAGGTCATAACGAGACTGCATGGTCGAAAAACCGTCGCAGTGAATTCAGGATTACCTCTCAGTAACACTTTAAACTGTGCGGAAACATGGTCAGACGGGATTCAAAATTACGAGTATTGTTGTGGTTACCTCTGAATGTGATTGTAATAATCATGTTCGTTTCATGTGCCACCAAAGGTAATCTCAGGCAGATGCAGCTTGAGTCAAACACTCATGCACATGAAATTGAATCCCGTCTTTCCGCACTCGAACAATCGGTTGCCGGCATAGACAGCCTTATCAAGGAACAGATAGTTCTTTCACAGACTCTGCGGGCTTTCATGGGTTCCCAGTCCAGAGATCAGAGTGATAACATCTCTACGATAACTGCGCGCCAGGACGAGATAAACTATCAGCTCAAAGAGCTTCTCGACAGGCTCCAATCTATTCAGTTATACGGTGGCCTGGAAAAAAAGCCCGAAACTCAGCCATCAAGTACAGCACCTCAACCAAATAAAACAGTCTCTCAACTACCCTCAACACCTTCACAGGTCAAACCTGATCCGGAAAAACTCTATGAATCGGCGCTTTCGGATATCGAGAATAACAACTACGCTCTCGCCGAAAGCCGTTTCATGTCCTTCCTCCTCCAGTTCCCCGATCATACCCTTGCCGCTAATGCACAGTACTGGCTGGGCGAAGCCGCTTATGCACAGAAAAAATTCGACATCGCAATCAAGGAATTCCAGAAGGTCGTCGATCAATATCCCAAATCCTCAAAAGCACGGGCGTCGCTCCTGAAAATCGGTTTCACCCAGATCGAGAAAGGTGACAGTAAAACCGGCCAGGAAACACTGAAAAAAGTTATCAAGC
This genomic window from bacterium contains:
- the pal gene encoding peptidoglycan-associated lipoprotein Pal: MALAFFNGCSSKKKVVEEPKKEVTKAPEEKPAPKPVVKEPERKPVEQPTRIQESAFQTVYFDFDKSDIRSDMKGVVTGNAEILNKNNSVKILIEGHCDERGTNEYNMALGQRRADSVKQFFMDYGISSSRLSTISYGEERPAAQGHNETAWSKNRRSEFRITSQ
- the ybgF gene encoding tol-pal system protein YbgF, producing the protein MFVSCATKGNLRQMQLESNTHAHEIESRLSALEQSVAGIDSLIKEQIVLSQTLRAFMGSQSRDQSDNISTITARQDEINYQLKELLDRLQSIQLYGGLEKKPETQPSSTAPQPNKTVSQLPSTPSQVKPDPEKLYESALSDIENNNYALAESRFMSFLLQFPDHTLAANAQYWLGEAAYAQKKFDIAIKEFQKVVDQYPKSSKARASLLKIGFTQIEKGDSKTGQETLKKVIKLYKNSDEASLAREKLNEIGK
- a CDS encoding TonB family protein produces the protein MLRDMLVSITGHIVVFGGVIISSMFHISSTPPSFTVHQISTVSPQQIQQLLAKSAPKAETKSIVPQVQIKPDERIPNVTRRRKQVAKQTEQASDQKKSDARKGSPVQGIQTDTEFDYPDYLIEMRDRIYINWRYPNLRESLMSTVYFRIAKDGRILSIKVEKSSSNISFDRSAWDAIQKSNPFGPLPENFAHDELGVHFNFIFEP